The following are encoded in a window of Mycobacterium sp. ELW1 genomic DNA:
- a CDS encoding replication initiator: MVRRAASRDFETWWNKAENAGFCANPIRLTGTDSFGRELRVWTRCNNRRAVACPSCSDLYARDTWQLVHAGVHGGHHDLPPTVAEHPQVFVTLTAPSFGAVHTTRDDGQRGQARRCHDRGRNAHQRCQHGRPLWCSSIHHEGDAHVGQPLCEDCYDYMGHVLFAWHAPELWRRFTIALRRLLRRRLRALGESPTAARINFVKVTEMQRRAIPHFHAVIRLDEPPQPGQAPTPPKSSITATDLALLIHQAASGVALTVAAPAHGAEISSRVIQFGTQTDARPLRSDSSDCGGATPRQSRRSVPAYLAKYVTKSVADFGVGVRRMSPLAVPDLDVPTHIRAILTTILDLADHGAYSEIDRWLHTLGFRGHITTKSRLFSTTMSALREHRAEWTREQRHRSDLATDEHDRALHGAEEEVEWTFDRAGLGNLGERTLVVSAAHRMIEHRHIVRANRWTHDQSSPPDWST, translated from the coding sequence ATGGTGCGTCGCGCCGCCTCCCGCGACTTCGAGACCTGGTGGAATAAAGCGGAGAATGCTGGGTTCTGTGCGAATCCGATCCGTCTGACAGGAACCGACAGCTTCGGTCGCGAGCTTCGGGTGTGGACCCGATGCAACAACCGACGCGCTGTCGCCTGCCCGTCCTGCTCTGATCTCTATGCCCGCGATACCTGGCAACTCGTACACGCCGGCGTGCACGGTGGCCATCACGATCTGCCGCCCACAGTCGCCGAACACCCTCAGGTGTTCGTCACGCTGACCGCGCCCAGTTTCGGGGCCGTGCACACCACACGCGATGACGGCCAGCGAGGCCAGGCTCGGCGGTGCCACGACCGGGGCCGGAATGCCCACCAACGTTGCCAGCACGGGAGACCCCTGTGGTGCAGCTCCATCCACCACGAGGGCGATGCTCATGTCGGTCAGCCGCTCTGCGAGGACTGTTACGACTACATGGGGCATGTCCTGTTCGCCTGGCATGCCCCTGAACTGTGGCGGCGCTTCACCATCGCCCTGCGCCGGCTGTTGCGTAGACGCTTACGCGCGCTCGGCGAATCCCCCACCGCTGCCCGAATCAATTTCGTGAAGGTGACCGAGATGCAACGTCGGGCGATCCCGCACTTCCACGCCGTAATCCGCCTCGACGAGCCGCCACAGCCGGGCCAAGCCCCAACACCACCCAAGTCCTCAATCACAGCCACCGACCTGGCCCTCCTAATCCATCAGGCCGCAAGCGGCGTCGCACTCACTGTCGCCGCCCCAGCACACGGCGCTGAAATCAGTAGCCGTGTAATACAGTTCGGCACTCAGACGGATGCGCGGCCATTGCGGTCGGACAGTAGTGACTGCGGCGGGGCAACACCTCGCCAGTCGCGTCGGTCGGTCCCGGCCTACCTGGCCAAGTACGTGACCAAATCCGTCGCCGACTTCGGCGTTGGGGTCCGACGGATGTCACCGCTCGCCGTTCCCGATTTAGACGTCCCCACACATATCCGGGCGATTCTGACCACAATTCTCGATCTAGCCGATCATGGCGCCTACTCGGAGATAGACCGCTGGCTGCACACTCTCGGCTTTCGTGGGCATATCACCACCAAATCCCGGCTGTTCTCCACCACGATGAGTGCGCTGCGCGAGCATCGAGCTGAGTGGACTCGGGAGCAACGCCACCGCTCAGACCTCGCGACCGACGAACATGATCGGGCGCTTCACGGTGCCGAAGAAGAAGTGGAATGGACATTCGATCGAGCCGGGCTGGGCAATCTCGGTGAACGCACTTTGGTCGTGTCTGCGGCGCACCGAATGATCGAACATCGCCACATCGTCCGTGCGAATCGCTGGACGCACGATCAATCCTCGCCACCAGACTGGTCGACATGA
- a CDS encoding excisionase family DNA-binding protein, with translation MHTEFSAELITVQAAADRLAVSRWMVYRLIWDGRVRSVQIGRCRRIVRQSFDDYLSGLIEGAA, from the coding sequence ATGCATACTGAATTCAGTGCTGAGCTGATCACCGTGCAGGCCGCGGCGGATCGTCTCGCAGTCAGTCGATGGATGGTGTACCGGCTGATCTGGGACGGACGTGTCAGATCGGTACAGATCGGTAGGTGCCGGCGGATCGTGCGGCAGTCTTTCGACGACTACCTATCCGGCTTGATTGAAGGAGCCGCGTGA
- a CDS encoding site-specific integrase yields the protein MAAGGKARRNANGQGGVYRRGDGRWEAKVFVDTPDGRRKRISVYGDSERAALDELGKVLDQQRRGIPTATTTLTVAEYMTYWLEHIAEPSVRRTTYATYEGDVRLHIIPGIGNRKLKSLQASHIRAWLTGLQTRCQCCAQGKDAARGRKSQARCCALVPAKCCNDALSASSIRHILRVLRAALQDAVDEEMLSRNVARLVQLRVTDDRKVRSFTRAEAMRFLKTAETTRLYALWAVALSMGLRRGEALGLQWSDVDLDAERITIRRALHRVDGQLKLENVKTEGSVAVLPVPRTLVPILTNHRRRQLEERLAAGSTWRDTGLVFTTPKGGALEPRNVNRMFHSLCAKAEVPQLRVHDLRHSCATLLFTMGVQPATVQKILRHSSITVTTGTYVEVIEAVQRDALDSMGSLFASNSLGDETG from the coding sequence ATGGCTGCAGGTGGGAAAGCACGTCGCAACGCGAACGGCCAGGGCGGCGTGTACCGACGAGGTGATGGGCGCTGGGAGGCGAAAGTCTTCGTCGACACGCCGGACGGACGACGGAAGCGCATCAGCGTCTACGGCGATAGTGAGCGTGCCGCCTTGGACGAACTCGGCAAGGTTCTCGATCAACAGCGACGCGGCATACCCACTGCAACAACGACGTTGACGGTCGCTGAGTACATGACCTACTGGCTAGAGCACATTGCGGAGCCTAGCGTTCGGCGCACGACGTATGCGACCTATGAGGGCGACGTGCGCCTGCACATCATCCCGGGAATTGGCAATCGGAAGCTGAAGTCACTGCAGGCCTCGCATATTCGCGCATGGCTGACCGGATTGCAGACCCGATGCCAATGCTGCGCCCAAGGGAAGGACGCAGCGCGAGGGCGCAAGTCGCAGGCACGGTGCTGCGCTCTCGTGCCTGCCAAGTGCTGCAACGACGCGTTGTCTGCCAGCTCGATTCGCCACATTCTGCGCGTTTTGCGGGCTGCTCTGCAGGATGCGGTCGACGAAGAGATGTTAAGCCGCAACGTCGCCCGACTCGTTCAGTTGCGCGTGACCGATGACCGGAAGGTGCGCTCTTTCACGCGGGCTGAGGCGATGCGCTTTCTCAAGACCGCTGAGACGACGCGACTTTATGCACTGTGGGCAGTCGCGCTGTCGATGGGACTCCGTCGTGGTGAGGCGCTCGGGCTGCAATGGTCCGACGTCGATCTAGACGCTGAGCGGATTACAATCAGGCGAGCGTTGCACCGCGTGGACGGCCAGCTGAAGCTTGAGAACGTCAAAACTGAAGGATCCGTCGCAGTTCTGCCAGTACCTCGGACGCTTGTGCCGATTCTGACTAACCACCGCCGGCGCCAGCTGGAGGAGCGCCTGGCCGCCGGATCAACGTGGCGCGACACGGGACTGGTTTTCACGACCCCTAAGGGCGGCGCGTTGGAGCCGCGCAACGTCAACCGAATGTTCCACAGCCTGTGCGCGAAGGCGGAGGTGCCGCAACTTCGCGTCCACGACCTCCGACACTCGTGCGCCACCCTGCTCTTCACAATGGGAGTTCAGCCGGCGACGGTTCAGAAGATTCTGCGCCACAGCTCAATCACGGTGACGACGGGAACCTATGTCGAGGTCATCGAAGCCGTTCAACGGGATGCTTTGGACTCGATGGGCTCACTGTTCGCCTCCAACAGCCTCGGCGACGAAACCGGGTAG
- a CDS encoding ABC-three component system middle component 2, whose protein sequence is MNDYDNRAPNGPAGDRRRPQSINESPLNGPLEVGIRVLMILTQAFPAELDLNQLVLLDHFVLHSRDVGGPESLHPALPIRAGEIAAKRESIEAGIGLLLRLHLAEIAVGMNGVRFLAGDGALHFVGVLGSSYSHRLRDRVGWVLGSFPDLDEANLRRQTKAIFDSWSEEFHWPDTDGNNGKPH, encoded by the coding sequence ATGAATGACTACGACAATCGGGCACCGAACGGTCCAGCGGGCGACCGTCGGAGGCCGCAAAGCATCAATGAATCGCCGCTGAACGGCCCTTTGGAGGTCGGCATCCGCGTGTTGATGATCTTGACCCAGGCCTTCCCAGCTGAACTCGACCTGAATCAGCTTGTCCTGCTTGATCACTTCGTGCTCCACAGCAGGGACGTCGGTGGCCCTGAAAGTCTGCATCCGGCTCTGCCGATCCGTGCAGGCGAGATTGCGGCCAAGCGTGAATCTATCGAGGCAGGAATTGGTCTTCTGCTGAGGCTGCATCTCGCCGAGATTGCGGTTGGAATGAACGGGGTGCGGTTTCTTGCCGGCGACGGCGCCCTGCACTTCGTGGGAGTCTTGGGCTCGTCGTACTCACATCGCTTGCGCGATCGTGTCGGATGGGTGTTGGGAAGTTTTCCCGATCTGGACGAAGCGAATCTGCGACGGCAGACAAAGGCGATATTCGATTCCTGGTCCGAAGAATTTCACTGGCCCGATACGGACGGGAACAATGGCAAACCGCATTAG
- a CDS encoding ABC-three component system protein: MVEIDDRQGMCHQLANVDRIQWMSRNE, from the coding sequence GTGGTCGAGATCGATGATCGACAGGGCATGTGCCACCAGCTGGCGAACGTCGATCGGATTCAATGGATGTCGCGCAATGAATGA
- a CDS encoding ABC-three component system protein: protein MARISLYDDVQWELFILEWVHALRSGYVQVKRFGGAGDRGADIAAFKTANGLEGAWDCFQCKHYAEPLALGDILPEILKIFVATVVGECVLPDSYQILAPRGCSTNCGRMLSSPQKLRKKFLDHLADDDSTLARGLESDLVSSVQELASVTDFSMFRSVELTDVLELHKTTCWYSDRFATALQPRPAHVPAPGDLATHERRYVQQLVDVYAEAHPEESLQPESVASNPRVGERFRRHRENFYKAEALRVYARDSVPPGTFERLQDDIHSGVIDVVEDHHATGLRRLTSVLSLVGQLGSESASSDFGGRDR from the coding sequence ATGGCACGCATTTCCCTGTACGACGACGTCCAATGGGAACTATTCATCCTTGAATGGGTGCATGCCCTGAGATCCGGCTACGTTCAGGTCAAGCGGTTCGGTGGAGCCGGTGACAGGGGCGCGGACATTGCGGCGTTCAAGACTGCAAACGGCCTAGAAGGTGCTTGGGACTGTTTCCAGTGCAAGCACTATGCAGAACCTCTCGCCCTAGGAGACATACTTCCCGAGATTCTGAAGATCTTCGTGGCAACTGTTGTCGGAGAGTGCGTTCTGCCGGACAGCTACCAGATCTTGGCTCCCCGCGGTTGCAGTACAAACTGCGGTCGGATGCTCAGCAGCCCGCAGAAGTTGAGGAAAAAGTTCCTCGACCACTTGGCCGACGACGACAGCACCCTCGCGAGGGGCCTTGAGTCGGACCTCGTCTCTTCGGTTCAGGAACTGGCGTCGGTCACGGATTTCTCGATGTTCCGATCCGTCGAGCTGACTGATGTGCTTGAACTGCATAAGACAACTTGTTGGTACAGCGACCGATTCGCCACAGCGCTTCAGCCGCGACCCGCTCATGTGCCAGCTCCCGGTGACTTGGCGACACACGAACGGAGATACGTACAACAACTGGTTGATGTTTACGCCGAAGCACACCCCGAGGAAAGCCTCCAACCCGAATCAGTGGCATCAAATCCCAGAGTGGGCGAACGCTTTCGCCGCCACCGCGAGAACTTCTACAAGGCGGAGGCGCTACGAGTGTACGCGCGGGATTCAGTGCCGCCGGGGACTTTTGAGCGATTGCAGGATGACATTCATTCGGGTGTTATCGATGTAGTCGAGGACCACCACGCCACGGGCCTGAGACGTTTGACGAGTGTGCTTTCGCTAGTTGGACAGCTGGGATCTGAGTCGGCATCGTCTGATTTCGGTGGTCGAGATCGATGA